The following coding sequences are from one Methanosarcina sp. WWM596 window:
- a CDS encoding disaggregatase related repeat-containing protein: MKTIKTNLTIFVLAFLYLTLSSPTTLASNIVIDDDAEPSVSCLYLTSDYKDDATCIQAALDNSKSGDTITIREGDYYITKRISQKDKSLNIIGEGKVTLHLKTAEGNNNIRFAGSKITTQSLSANAQKGSSKVILSDASQVRQNDLIKIWKNVQWCPLDYPNQMTGEIYAVQSVNGNVVTLNQPLLRDYKLSETVQAEIYRPIEMHIKNIGIQNVNAAGVYEGIKLSYCKDSSVTDSWFKDNGQASLRIDTCFNVDVKNNEIYNSIHEGNGYGISVADAAAFVNIENNHIENCRHAIMSGTGDFKALNRDIVISNNILIGANIASSHVIDAHPMTIDYTIIKNKIYPETKFVAFYDGTLQSIFSENEVYGGHGAVARRCNLNDGVHVIKGNHIETEGYLYAGTGNGIGDTLVIMNNNQNNGQQWYGVGLNSESFRNIVISKNHFGDLSGRGVDLTFHIDDINLEISDNTFENIRREGIYLDGNSYTNGNVKIQNNNLINVYPSSPGSEIKIKNIQNAFVSGNQILEEDSSVMAIDEITATETVETEVATTKNQTIVNNTTNIVIDNRLREASPDVVYQDKKYIDIGGNLGVGRYRGLLLFDLSEYINAENISSSTLSLYWYYPDGRERPGDTIVEIYRPAASWSPGNVTWNSRDAGVLWTQPGGDWFDMKNVSQGDAPYATITLNGSDIPDNRYYELNVTDLVREYVSGEYENTGFLIKARTENADYVAFYSSEIEEENKRPILNIEENTVA, translated from the coding sequence ATGAAAACTATAAAAACTAATTTGACAATATTTGTCCTTGCTTTTTTATATCTTACTTTAAGTAGCCCTACCACTTTGGCGTCAAACATCGTAATTGACGATGATGCTGAACCGTCAGTCTCTTGTCTTTATTTGACATCCGATTATAAAGACGATGCCACTTGCATTCAGGCGGCGCTAGATAACTCAAAAAGCGGTGACACCATAACTATCCGCGAAGGAGACTATTACATAACAAAACGAATATCTCAAAAAGATAAGAGTCTGAATATAATAGGTGAAGGAAAAGTTACTCTTCATCTTAAAACTGCGGAAGGAAATAATAACATTCGTTTCGCGGGTTCAAAGATCACAACTCAATCTCTCTCTGCTAATGCTCAAAAAGGTTCCTCTAAGGTGATTTTAAGTGATGCTTCACAGGTTCGCCAAAATGATCTAATTAAGATTTGGAAAAATGTTCAGTGGTGTCCTTTGGATTATCCGAATCAAATGACAGGGGAAATATATGCGGTTCAAAGCGTGAACGGAAACGTAGTCACTTTAAATCAGCCACTTCTGAGAGATTATAAATTATCTGAAACTGTTCAAGCCGAAATATACAGACCTATTGAAATGCATATAAAAAATATTGGGATACAAAACGTCAATGCTGCTGGAGTCTATGAAGGGATAAAGCTTAGCTATTGCAAGGATTCTTCTGTGACGGATTCCTGGTTTAAAGATAATGGACAGGCATCTTTAAGAATAGATACATGCTTTAACGTGGACGTCAAAAATAATGAGATTTATAACTCCATTCATGAAGGAAATGGGTATGGCATATCAGTGGCAGATGCCGCAGCGTTTGTTAATATTGAAAATAATCACATAGAAAATTGCAGACATGCCATTATGAGCGGCACAGGAGATTTTAAGGCTCTGAATCGGGATATTGTCATATCTAACAATATTTTGATAGGGGCAAACATTGCTTCATCTCATGTAATCGATGCTCATCCTATGACGATTGATTATACCATAATCAAAAACAAAATATATCCCGAAACGAAATTTGTTGCATTTTATGACGGAACACTACAATCAATATTTTCAGAAAATGAAGTTTATGGCGGACATGGGGCAGTTGCAAGACGATGCAATTTGAATGATGGAGTACATGTAATAAAAGGCAATCATATTGAAACTGAAGGGTACCTTTATGCAGGAACGGGGAATGGTATCGGGGATACGCTCGTAATTATGAATAATAATCAGAATAATGGACAACAATGGTATGGTGTGGGACTTAATTCCGAAAGTTTCAGAAATATAGTCATCAGTAAGAATCATTTTGGTGATCTCTCAGGAAGAGGAGTAGATCTAACATTTCATATAGATGATATAAACTTAGAAATCTCTGATAACACTTTTGAAAACATCAGACGAGAGGGAATATATCTCGATGGGAATTCTTACACAAACGGCAATGTAAAAATACAAAACAATAACTTAATAAATGTATATCCCTCCAGTCCAGGCTCCGAAATCAAAATAAAAAATATCCAAAATGCTTTCGTGAGCGGAAACCAGATATTAGAAGAAGATTCTTCAGTTATGGCAATTGACGAGATCACCGCCACGGAGACTGTGGAAACCGAAGTTGCAACGACCAAAAACCAGACAATAGTTAACAACACAACGAACATTGTAATAGACAACCGCCTCAGGGAAGCATCTCCTGATGTTGTTTATCAGGACAAGAAGTATATTGACATCGGAGGCAATCTTGGAGTCGGAAGGTATAGAGGCCTTCTTCTATTTGACCTGAGTGAATACATCAATGCTGAAAATATTAGCAGTTCAACCCTGTCCCTTTACTGGTATTATCCCGATGGACGGGAAAGGCCGGGAGATACTATAGTAGAGATATACAGGCCCGCTGCATCCTGGAGTCCTGGGAATGTGACCTGGAACAGCAGGGATGCTGGGGTACTCTGGACACAGCCAGGAGGAGATTGGTTCGATATGAAGAATGTCTCTCAGGGAGACGCACCGTACGCTACGATAACCCTGAACGGAAGCGATATACCGGACAACAGGTACTATGAGTTGAATGTAACGGACCTAGTAAGAGAGTACGTCAGCGGCGAGTACGAAAATACAGGGTTCCTGATTAAAGCCCGTACAGAAAATGCGGATTACGTAGCATTCTACAGCAGCGAGATTGAAGAGGAAAACAAGCGTCCAATCCTGAATATAGAAGAGAACACTGTGGCATAA
- the larA gene encoding nickel-dependent lactate racemase, protein MKKIPLAFGSGTSELDIPEKNLSSIIMPSEPDKRESGPFLIKKALENPIKSRRLSEIVNSNSRIVIIVSDITRPTPTEQILPPLFEELYSGGARDENITIIFALGLHRQQTEEESKKLVGEEMYKKIRCIQHDTGRCKRIGVTSRGTPVEIFEEVLNADVVVGTGGIEFHYYAGYSGGAKSVLPGVSSEEAVLTNHKMMIEEKAVSGRVDSPVRQDMEEAAKIFGLRFILNVVLDSKKGIVAAVAGDFVEAHRKGVEIVDTMYKVPVEPADAVIVSCGGYPKDINLYQASKSLDNATQAVKDGGSIILVAECAEGIGNQIYECWNRECKTPEDAIERFKHCFEFGGHKSAIVAKAAQKFKLYLVSKLPEDNARTAFFTPMANVQEALSAILSENPDAKVHLMPHGGQTLPVRKEN, encoded by the coding sequence ATGAAAAAGATTCCCCTTGCTTTTGGAAGTGGGACATCTGAGCTGGATATCCCTGAAAAGAATCTTTCCAGTATAATCATGCCCTCAGAACCTGATAAAAGGGAAAGTGGGCCTTTTCTAATCAAAAAGGCGCTTGAAAACCCCATAAAAAGCAGGCGCCTTTCCGAGATTGTAAACTCGAACTCCAGGATTGTAATCATTGTAAGTGATATCACCCGTCCCACTCCCACTGAACAGATCCTTCCTCCTCTCTTTGAAGAGCTTTATTCAGGGGGAGCAAGGGATGAGAACATCACAATTATCTTTGCTCTCGGGCTTCACCGCCAGCAGACCGAAGAGGAGTCTAAAAAACTGGTTGGAGAGGAGATGTACAAAAAAATCCGCTGTATCCAGCATGATACTGGCAGATGTAAACGGATAGGTGTAACTTCTCGCGGGACCCCGGTTGAGATCTTTGAAGAAGTTCTGAACGCCGATGTGGTTGTGGGGACAGGGGGAATTGAGTTCCACTACTATGCAGGGTACAGCGGCGGGGCAAAATCCGTACTTCCCGGCGTAAGCTCTGAGGAGGCTGTGCTTACCAACCACAAAATGATGATCGAAGAAAAAGCGGTTTCCGGAAGGGTGGACAGTCCTGTCAGGCAGGATATGGAAGAAGCCGCAAAGATCTTCGGCCTTAGATTTATTCTTAACGTTGTGCTTGACAGCAAAAAAGGAATAGTTGCTGCCGTTGCCGGGGATTTTGTTGAGGCTCACAGGAAGGGAGTAGAGATTGTGGACACTATGTATAAAGTGCCCGTAGAACCTGCAGATGCTGTAATCGTTTCCTGTGGAGGCTATCCTAAGGACATCAACCTTTATCAGGCAAGCAAATCGCTGGATAACGCAACCCAGGCTGTAAAAGACGGCGGTTCGATCATCCTTGTAGCGGAATGCGCCGAAGGGATAGGAAACCAGATATATGAGTGCTGGAACAGGGAGTGCAAAACTCCGGAAGATGCAATAGAGCGTTTCAAGCACTGCTTCGAGTTTGGGGGGCACAAAAGTGCAATCGTTGCAAAAGCTGCACAGAAATTTAAGCTTTACCTTGTCTCGAAGCTTCCGGAAGATAACGCCAGAACCGCATTCTTCACTCCTATGGCAAATGTGCAGGAAGCCCTGTCTGCAATCCTTTCAGAAAATCCTGATGCAAAGGTTCACCTGATGCCTCATGGAGGACAGACCCTACCTGTCAGAAAAGAAAATTGA
- the larA gene encoding nickel-dependent lactate racemase, with amino-acid sequence MMTNIKKIPLAFGSGIFELDIPEKNISSIIIPSEPEKKEDGAFLIRKALENPIQSKRPSEIVNPETRIAIIVSDLTRPTPTAKILPPLLEELYSGGARDENITIIFALGLHRQQTEEECRKLLGDEISKSIRVVQHDRRRCRHIGETSFGTPVEVFEEVLDADLIIGTGTVEFHYYAGYGGGGKTVLPGVSSEKAILSFHSHYTKFFEGEPLSGRVDSPARKDIEEAAGITGLNFILNVVINSRKEIVAAVAGDFVQAHREGARYVDAMYKVQVEPADVVIVSCGGYPKDINLYQATKALENAIPAVKAGGSIVLVAECAEGIGNQVYECWNRECRSPDDAIERFKQFFEFGGHKSAIVAKVAKHFKLYIVSKLSDEESRNAFFIPAKSVQEAFETILAENPEAKVHIMPEGGWTLPVRK; translated from the coding sequence ATGATGACAAATATAAAAAAGATTCCACTCGCTTTTGGAAGCGGGATTTTTGAGCTGGATATCCCTGAAAAAAACATTTCCAGCATAATTATTCCTTCGGAACCTGAAAAAAAGGAGGATGGGGCTTTTTTAATTAGAAAAGCGCTCGAAAATCCCATACAAAGCAAGAGACCTTCCGAAATTGTGAACCCGGAAACCAGAATTGCAATTATTGTAAGCGATCTCACGAGACCCACTCCCACCGCAAAAATTCTTCCTCCTCTGCTCGAAGAGCTTTATTCAGGAGGAGCAAGGGATGAGAACATCACAATTATCTTTGCTCTCGGGCTTCACCGTCAGCAGACAGAAGAAGAATGCAGAAAGCTTCTGGGCGATGAAATATCCAAAAGTATCAGGGTTGTCCAGCACGACAGGAGAAGATGCAGGCATATAGGGGAGACGAGTTTTGGGACCCCGGTAGAGGTCTTTGAAGAAGTTCTGGACGCAGACCTAATTATCGGCACCGGGACGGTAGAATTTCATTATTATGCGGGCTATGGGGGGGGAGGAAAGACTGTCCTTCCGGGAGTCAGTTCGGAAAAAGCTATACTTTCATTCCACAGCCACTATACCAAATTCTTTGAAGGTGAACCTCTTTCGGGTAGAGTTGACAGCCCTGCGAGGAAGGATATCGAAGAAGCCGCCGGAATTACAGGCCTCAACTTTATCCTGAACGTGGTAATCAACAGCAGAAAAGAAATTGTTGCTGCCGTTGCCGGGGATTTTGTCCAGGCTCACAGGGAAGGAGCAAGGTATGTAGATGCTATGTACAAAGTGCAGGTAGAGCCTGCAGATGTGGTTATCGTTTCCTGCGGGGGCTATCCTAAGGATATCAATCTCTACCAGGCAACAAAGGCTCTGGAAAATGCCATCCCTGCCGTAAAAGCAGGGGGATCAATAGTACTCGTGGCCGAATGCGCAGAAGGAATCGGGAACCAGGTCTATGAGTGCTGGAACAGGGAGTGTAGGAGTCCGGATGACGCTATAGAACGCTTCAAACAATTCTTCGAGTTTGGGGGACATAAGAGCGCAATAGTTGCAAAAGTCGCAAAGCATTTCAAGCTCTATATTGTTTCAAAACTTTCCGACGAGGAAAGCAGAAATGCGTTTTTCATCCCCGCAAAAAGTGTACAGGAAGCCTTTGAAACGATTCTTGCCGAAAACCCTGAGGCAAAAGTTCATATAATGCCTGAGGGAGGTTGGACTCTGCCTGTCCGGAAATAA